The genomic DNA ATGAGTGCACACATGGCTGCCAAGGGGAATGCCGAGGAAAAGAGGACAACATATCCAAACTGGATGAACATCTCCTGGTAATCCTGAAGGGTGTCCTGCTACATAAAGCACAGCAACTCACAGAAGTCACAACAGGTCACATATGCATTTCAAACATATCAGCTGGTAGAGCAACAGggcttccttttttttcttttaaaagtaAAAGCCCACACACCAAGTTCGCACAATTACGCAGGCTATTAAACACATGTATTCTAATTAGTCTGACTTTCGGACACAGTCTGGTTTGATGTGAAATTTTGCGAgtgttgcattttgtgtgtatgagccTTTTTTAAAACGTTGTTTTTAAATGCTCTATGAATAAATGGACATAACTATTCATTCTAATGGAAATTCTACTACAAGCATACCTCATATGTCAGCATGCAGCTTTCAATCTCTGGCTGGGTCAGAGTGGGAGATTCTTTTTCATCTGGTGGTTCTATCCAGGACGCTTTCTTGCTGTCTGTTTCTGACTCGGCAGTGGCTTTTTGTcttggggggagagagatgttgGTTTTTGACCCAGATGGCGACGACAGAGGGTGAGCATTACCAGGGGGATCCTTGATGGCCTCCCCAGAGTCCGTGTCAGAATCGTTGTCACAGATCTCAAAAATGGTGGCAGGGTCAGCGCCTTCCTCAACCAGAGTGGGACTGTCATCGTCTAGGAGGCTGCGTCCAGTCTTCGCGCCAGACACGCCGCCTTTGTATTCCACCTTCTCGGTGAAGCTGACCTTCCTCTGTTTGAGGGTGTTCTCTTCGTCCCCCTCCTCAGCCTGAGTGTTTCTGTATCCAGCCAGTAGACGTTTCCTTCCCTTCTTCACAGGTTTCCCAGAGGCTCCGGACTTCTCATTTTTGTCCACAGCTTTGCCAGTCATCCAAGCCTTACCTAAAGCTATACGTCCATATTTGTAAATAGAGGTCTGCAAGACCTCCCACACAGTCCTTAAGGTGAATTCACGCAATTTTTGGTGTTCATACAGATAGGGTTGTAGCACCTCCTTGATGTTTTGCAGGAACTGACGGATAATTAAGAGGGTAGCCAACATCTGCATAAAAGAatgagtttttgtttttaattccaTTTTCTATTTTGTAGGAACATAACTTTGAATATCCTGTACTGTATTATACATAACTTTACATATCTTGTACTGTACTATAGCTTACTGCAAGGTCATTCAGGGACGCTGGAAGTCATTCAGAGTTGGTGCTGAGAGATCTATGTCCAGTGACATCATATTaaatacagcaggacagcacAAATACATGTGAACAGGGCCAAACCAAGATAAGACAAACCTAGCCCACACCAGGCGTGCAACAAAGGCCAAACCTAGATAAGACAAACCTAGCCCACACCAGGCATGCAACCAGGGCCAAACCTAGATAAGACAAACCTAGCCCACACCAGGCGTGCAACCAGAAGTTGAAAATAGGTGCGCCACCATGAGTTGAAAACAGCTAGCCCAAAACTTAGCCTAAAAGTTAGAGGGGGTCCAGGGGCGTCACCCATGGGAAACTATCaaataaatgcacttacagGGCCTGCACTATGCCTAAAACATGCATGCATCGTTTGTCTCCTGAACATTCCTCACCCATTattcagacatgcatgaaaacatttaattcacaaggGGAATTGATATAGCCATAGGTTACCCGCAAACTAAGGGGAAAACACTTTGCTATAAACAGAAGTTACATTTTGTGTGGACATCATAGGCTAATATTAAAAACCTGAGATATAGGCCATCTGACTGAATTTCCAGCTTAGCACATTAGTTGACtactttgtttttattatttaattgcCTTACCTCCTTCAGTCGTTCCATATCTTTGAGGTAGAACCCAATGTAGAACAGGCTGAGGTATGAATTTATGAACTGAAACTatagagaaaaaataagttGAGACAGTTGTATAAAAATGATAAGAAACAAATGATGAGGATTTAGATTAAAATATATACAGCAGTGTTACATCGACTTAACTTACAAAGACCAGTTTGAGAATGAGATTGTTTTCATAGGCACTCTGCAGTTTGTAATTTTCTGGCAGGAAACAAGAAAATGTTGATGATTTTTGTTTACTATTTCATAAAACCCAATTTCTTTCACTCTTACATAAGAAAAACAAACTCTCATTTGAAGCCAATTGTCTAAAAAATGGTTTACCAAACAAACCATAAAATGGTCTACCAAACAAGCTATCATTTTTGGTTACAATGGAAGTCATTACAGTCATAATAGGCTATTAAGTCATTAAGACATTACAGTTATAATAGGCTATTAAGTCATTACAGGGCTCTCAAGTTTGGAGTCAGATTTTACCTTTGAGGTGTTTGTTAGACCATTTCTACTGGCAGAAATGGGTCATTagatgctactgtatgtctgccatTTACCTGGTGGcatacttgtatgtgtgtgagacagagagaaagaaagggagaggaggtgtTGACTGACAAAGACAAAAAGGAGAGACCATGGGTATGATATCAGGGTCACCTGTAGAACATGTTTAAAAGGACCTACTACAGTATCTGGCTAACAACTTCACTGTCTCTTACTTACTTTGGGAAGACCCAACTCTCCACTTTCATCTTCTTATGGcccttctctcatctccctgTTGAATTATAAAACTGCATggttctttctctgtctagtCTTGGCTGTTGAATTTTTAAATGATATGTTGGAATAATTAGTCCATTGGTGTCATTTAATACTAGGGCTATTTTAAGTCATCTTCATGAAAAGTTAATCCATCCATTACTGTATCTATGCATAGTATACTGGTCAAAAGAGTAGGTTACTCATACAGTATTTGAAAGGCTGTGATCTATACGGGCTGTGTGAATTAAGATGTCACTACATCAGGCAGGAAGCAAGGCATGCATTTGCAGCTAAAAATAGTTAGTTGAGTCTTTATTCCATGCCatgctagcctgggtgttcccatgctgccttgcgcgcaatttcattcacgctgctaaggtagtctggaaactaccgccctaatttttgcctcagatagagGACCAAtaacagaacaggggggaaaagcaagatgatgatgagctatgcacagatgcatttgatagacatccgtggcgcccaatgagcGGATCTAGGCATTTTACCAAATACggtggtaggtgctagccaggctaatgcCATGCATGAATTTGAACTTGTGCACTCCTTTTGATGCAGAGCATCGTGCCATCTTGAAACGCTGTGCATATCGTAGGTTATGAGTATGTTTAACCTTCAAAAACTGTCAAAAATAGACGGATTCCTTTATCATACATGTGACTAATACTAAAAGTATAACATTGCATCAGCAGATGCAAAGATGTAGTGTGAGAGAGGgcatgtgtggtgtgaggtTGTGGGAGATACGTCAGTTGCGTGTCTCATTAGTTACACTTGAGAGCCCTGCATTATAAGTCATTTTTTAATGGTTGTCATCTTACCCATGTCATTGAGCCAAAGGGCTATCTTCTTGTACACCTCATCACACGTGGATACTGTTACAGCAAGAAGGATTTTAGGAAGAAATCTAGTGACGCCGGGAAGCTCTTTCATTTCCATCACAAGCTCCTGGAAATACAGACACGTGAAGGAGTAAAAGATTCACCATGACTTTACCAAGCTTTTACCCATGTCAGGCTATCAACCAATTTTGGGGTCAACCGAAACAGGACCAAACATCCTGTCTACAtgctgtctgttttggttgacccCAATTTTGGGGTTAACCAAGAGAGGACCAAACATGCTGTCTACTTTAGaccaaacaaaatgaaaataattaaTAAGCACTGAACTAAgtataactgaaataaaacactTCCAAACAGAAGAGAAAAGTTGTCTTATTCTTTGCTGTGTGCATCTATCAACATAACGATTTACAGTCTAGCCTGGAGCTCCAAAGCAGCGGAGTCTGTCTGCTCCTCTTACCTGAAGCTCGAGGCAGACGAACATGGCCAAGAACACAAAGCACAggcacaggagacacacagggAGGCTGACCAGCCACCTGAACACGTTCCTCTTCCAGGGAGGGTAATACAGCTCCTCACAGCCCGTCACAGGACTGTTGCGCTTCGCGCCCTGTTGGGAGGAGATAGTCCTTAATGGTCTAAAATGTAGCTTTTTTAAGTAAGTGGGTAAAGAAAGATCGGCAAGGACTAGTATGGCAACTGGATGGGTGCGGCTGGTCTTACTCGGAACTGTGGTCGGGGCTCCTCGATCGACTCTGCCGGCGTGTCAAGAGTTCCCCACTgaaatgccagctctgcctctcttcTTTTCCACCGTTCCAGGAAGAGTGTGGCCCATATGACATTGAAGAGggcaaacacaacacagcagatGTCTTGGCTTTTCTGAGTACAAGAagttgtgtgtgcgcatgtcatCAGTAAGGTGCAAACTTACATGGAAAGAACAATACGATTCAAACGTTGACCTAAGTGTGCACGCCTCACCTGATCTGCTTCCGAGAGCATCCACAGCAGCAGGCCGATGACCGCCGGGTAGAGCATGGAGCTGGTGTAGAAACCCAACCACGCAAAGTACATGCCAATCTTCACCCCAAAATAACCACAGATATCATCTGGCAATGGAAGGAAAGTGAGCCCAATTACAACGACACAATAGTGGACATGCAGTCATCAGCTGATGATAGAGATGAGCCGGAACAGAAATGGCACTCACCGAGAGGTTGTCTCTCACAGACAGCCTGAACCCAGGAGGTGATAAGCTGGCTGAGAATCCGCTGATCATGAAGAGGAAACATCTGGAGGATTACACCCCTTGTTTGTAGCTCTGGtactaaaacaaataaaacacaatacTAAAATATTGTACCGGATTGCATATTAACAAGAGGTTTTTAAACTCAGAACTGTGTCCAGATGTTACATACTAATTGGCTGGCCCTCCAGGAAGTGAATGTTGTGAAGGACATCCCCTTGTCTGGCACGGAGATTGTCCAGCCAGTATTTAATGATAGTCTGGCGTTCCTGACAAAATACCCAACAGAAATATTGTAAACAGACATTATACTTCACATGAGGATGAGTTACATAATCTACAGCATACTCTAGTCAAATAAACTCACCTGTGATGTGAAGAAACATAGTTCACTCTCTATGTGTTCATATATGGTGTCTTCCTCACATGAAAATCGCCGTATTCCACCTCCATATTCAGACTTGACCtgcttgtacattcctatttGCTCTGCACCTCTTAACAAGCTGTAAGAAATCATTAATAACaagcacatttttacattcaaCATGTAGGGACAATCTAGGTAAGGAACTAACTTTAGCGTAACACTTTACAAAATAATAGTTTAGTGCAACTTACTTCTCAAAAGTGGTGGTGATGAAGAAAGCAAACCCCCGGATGTGTTTATGGTATCGTATGTGTACGATAATCTGTGGAATGCCCAGTCTGATTTGGTTGAGAAGCCATAACAAAGTATGGTCATCTATATTATCTATAGagcaaaataaaagtaaaacatagtagagtagagtacaAATCCATAATCTGTAGAGTACAAATCCATAATGGCATGTCTCAATGTCTAAGTCTTGACTTAATTATTTACAGCACCTGGGAAGGTTATGACAATGTCACAGTCTTCGGTGGGCACAGGCTTCAGTCTGGATTTGTGGTACATGATGTACTGCCTGGCCTGGGAGAGGCGCCTCCCAAACCACTTATCTTGAGCAGGTAGCCAGAGAAGAGAGATACGTGTCAATGGAGGGAAACGCTAAACTGGGTTTGTTATACATTATATCCGACCTAGGCTTTATACAAGAGGCAATTAAATCTTACAAAAACACGTCTGTGTATTTAAGGATTTTAACAGCAGGCTGTGAAGTTAAATGTTAGTCTCTTTTACAGAGGAAGCCCATGCTAAAACAAAACCAGTGAAATTGCTGCCTTGACAACACTACTCCATTAAGTTGCTAAAATGTGACTTATCTGTGAAGGCCAAAACTGCGCCAATGTCTGGCAAGTTTCATGATACCACCTACTTCTTAACTTGATCTTCTTTTAAACTGATTAAGAGTAAATAATATATTGGATTATCTAGATTCAATCTCACTCATGAAATATTACAATGGAAACCCCAGGAAGGAAACTGTGGGCTTTTGTCCTACAATCACTAGTGAAACTTTTGCATATAGGACAACCACAGGAAACCATTTGAATTGTTCATCTAATTAGGTCAACATCAAATGAAATGATATCAAGGAAGCGGGCAAAACTAAATGATAGTGAAGCATTCAGAACAAAGAATTAGATGATAGATGATGCTATTGACACTCAATGAGTGAAATTCAGAACATGACATCACATTATTTTACAAAACAAATGTTCATTCAATCATGAGTATAATGTCAATTTAAGGAATGTGTTGCTGCCATTGGTTGCTGTTAGAATTAATTATGTCCCTTAGAATTGGTTTAGTGAACCATCAGCCCACTTTACAAGTGATCCCTCTGACATTTCTTCTGTTGTCACAATGCTTCCCCTGATAAGTTTTCCAGGATTTGATCTACTGTATCGCATGACTGCGCGGGCTTGTCAAAGAGAATCCATATCCAGCTCAGAGGCTCCGGCTGCCTTTTTCCCCTTGGAACTTGATTACACACCCTGTGTTTTAAAATCCAATCAAGTCCTCATAAATGTATGGCACGTCAAGCATATACCGTACAAATGGCCCGTCAATTTGTTGGATAGCTTAAGATCAGATAAGATATAGGTTAACTAACACTGAGTTGTGTTTTTGTACAAATCTTTGTGTTTGTATCATGCTTATATCGTGCCTGCTTACATTGTCAAATGGTTTCAATTAGAAAAATTCAGGGTTTTCTACAACTCTGCATATCACATGGATTTCAGAATTATAACTGAAAGGACAGTGAGATTAGAGTCTGTAAACGTGCTTTTGAGTTGCCTTTTAAGTTGCCTGTGATAAGTATGGGTCAGCAACGGATTATGTTAAGTTGTTTTCACTCAGTTTACATGATGAAGTTCAGTTACATTGCATTAGTGTGAATTACTTCTGTCAACATTGCAAAAATATCAACAGTCTATGAATGTGAAGTGGGGATCTGTGTTTGCCTCGCTGATCTgacatttgtagcctactgtttcatGTGAAAGTGCTGCTTATGCAATGTGCATCCTTGGCATTTGCAGAGCCAAAAGTGCTTTGTTTTTGCCACATATTGCAAAACTGCGCACAGTGAGAAATGTGGTTTATGGCTACTACCTACCAAGCAGTTTTTGAAAATCATCATAACAGAAGAACTTTTGTcactgtcatgtcatgtcacatTTAATGATCCACCGAATGACCATTTtatcacacacagaacagattACTGTCTACCATGGCTATAACAAGcataggctataacacattTTAACTGAGTTGTTTATAGGGCAACTGTGAAGGCAGAATTattatctcatctcatctcatcatcTGGGATCAGAAAGTTGTCCAGCACAAGACTTATGAAAGATAAAACATCTAATGTGGATATTCAAAACTAGGTCATAGACATATGTTATGATGGATTTCCTTTCAGCTCCAACTACACTCCACTAATTCAGCCTTAATCACTCATAAGCATTGTACAAAATACTGTCTGCCCTTAAATGTTTAAGATCTTCAGACTACAGacagtttcagtgaagtagcctatgcatctcaCAGGAGGGTATATAGCATATCCTGCTGTGAGATGCATACAAATGAAATAATAGATGGGCTTCAGCCAACTTCAAAACAATTGTGAAATAATATAACATGCATGCGCCGTCCTATCGAAATGTATGGTCTATAGCCCCAGCAAACGGCCGCAACAGTAACATAATAGACTTTGGGACAAGGATAGTTTATCAA from Sardina pilchardus chromosome 2, fSarPil1.1, whole genome shotgun sequence includes the following:
- the ano8a gene encoding anoctamin-8 yields the protein MSSEVLNKWFGRRLSQARQYIMYHKSRLKPVPTEDCDIVITFPDNIDDHTLLWLLNQIRLGIPQIIVHIRYHKHIRGFAFFITTTFENLLRGAEQIGMYKQVKSEYGGGIRRFSCEEDTIYEHIESELCFFTSQERQTIIKYWLDNLRARQGDVLHNIHFLEGQPIIPELQTRGVILQMFPLHDQRILSQLITSWVQAVCERQPLDDICGYFGVKIGMYFAWLGFYTSSMLYPAVIGLLLWMLSEADQKSQDICCVVFALFNVIWATLFLERWKRREAELAFQWGTLDTPAESIEEPRPQFRGAKRNSPVTGCEELYYPPWKRNVFRWLVSLPVCLLCLCFVFLAMFVCLELQELVMEMKELPGVTRFLPKILLAVTVSTCDEVYKKIALWLNDMENYKLQSAYENNLILKLVFFQFINSYLSLFYIGFYLKDMERLKEMLATLLIIRQFLQNIKEVLQPYLYEHQKLREFTLRTVWEVLQTSIYKYGRIALGKAWMTGKAVDKNEKSGASGKPVKKGRKRLLAGYRNTQAEEGDEENTLKQRKVSFTEKVEYKGGVSGAKTGRSLLDDDSPTLVEEGADPATIFEICDNDSDTDSGEAIKDPPGNAHPLSSPSGSKTNISLPPRQKATAESETDSKKASWIEPPDEKESPTLTQPEIESCMLTYEQDTLQDYQEMFIQFGYVVLFSSAFPLAAMCALINNIIEIRSDALKLCTGLQRPFSQRVENIGQWQTAMEAMGLIAIIVNCYLIGQCGQIQRLFPWLSPEMTIVSIVILEHFAILLKYVIHMAIPDIPGWVADEMAKLEYKRREALKRHERQAQQQYQLQLRKKREEEELRLAEQQARQEWDQERAETPESPVGEEAQHDRGLGVGKPGGDKPKRPSSLLTSNNVLKLKGKFTTLSSPTGGEPKLPGFLNFKFLKSPEMKKDPAAAISAAVAAAASSNQEKSQSPSKSFNPGKLFHFTKSDGTDQHSKAADSTKTTSGQQSHHQNTTPEQLPSQEDDGEESTDSDASPFKKL